Below is a window of Apodemus sylvaticus chromosome 5, mApoSyl1.1, whole genome shotgun sequence DNA.
agccagtgctcttaaccactgagccatctctccagcctcttgtttttgttttctgagacagggtctcaccatacagcccttactgtcctggaacttgctatggagaccaggctggccttgaagtcaaaGATCTCTGCCTTTCTCCGTAGTGGAGGAATTAAAAGCCTGCACCATCACACCCATCCCAAATTGTAGTTTTGTTTTCcactatttttacatttttatctttatatgttttgcctgcctgtgtatCTTGTATGCTtggtgcatgtagaggccagaataGGATGCTGGACCCCCcacatgattgtgagccaccaacaACGTTCTGGGAACTGgactgggtcttcaggaagagtagccagtgctaacccctaagccatctctccagccctacattcTTGACTTTTTGATAGTCTTGCTACAGACTAACCTTCAAATCACCCTCCTGCTTTAgtccctccccagtgctgggacgaCTGAACTAAACCACCATACCCAGGACAAACTACTTATcacttttgcttttgagacaaggtctcactatgcagctctggctgacAGAAAGCCCGGGccagacctggctggcctcagactcaagagatccacctgcctctgcttcctgcgtGCTCGCCAGGCCACACAGTATGTTTTCACTCAGAGGGAAGTAGGTCCAGGCTTGGGGCTAGAATTGCTGACACAGGGCTGACTGACTTCACTAGAACAGTTACCATTTGACCTTTCTTGCCCCTGGAAGCATTGAATGGACTGCTCCAGTGCTCAGCAAACTTGGACATGATGCCCCTCATGTGCAGCCATTCTAATGCTGGTGTGCATGCCGGCTTCCCTGACAACTCACAGAACAGGGCCCTTTGTCATGTAGTGGGTCCCATATCCTCCCCAAGCCTCATTTCCTTGGCCATTTGTAAATgactgtgtgtacacatgtatgcaccacAGTCTATGTGTGAAGGTCACAGAACAGCCTAAATCACTTCACACCTTCTAGCACGTGGGGCTCAGGCCAtctggcttggcagcaagtgcatTTCTATCAATGAGCCATGTCCTCAGCCTGTCAAGTGTCTCCCCACCTTCTCCcttggagacaaggtcttactctgtggctctagctgtcctgaaactcaatttgtagaccaggctgaccttgaactcagatctgtctgcctctgcctccctagcaccAGGCCTAGCTGAGCGTTataagatttttatttctgtagcatgtttgtgtgtgtctaccATGTGTGCAGGGCCTACAGGAGTCTGTCCCTCGGGGAGAAGAGCAGACTGACCCAAATATTGGTAAATGCTGACTGCTGAACCGTCTCATTAGGCCATAAAtgccatttaaataaaaatgactacgattttattaattcatttttacggtttatgtgtgtgggtgtagatgtggaggtcacagaggacaacttgtgagagttaaTGCAATGGTTTCTCCCAGTCCGTGGCTTGTCCCCTCGATGGAAGGTTCTGAGTGCCAGGAACCAGAGTTCAGGGTTTTAGGTCTAAGATTCACTGAGGCATGCACCTCACTCAGAaaaaagggaagcaggagagatggACTTAGAGCTGTGGCAAGATTCACAGGATGAGGATAAAGCAGGCGGCAGGGCGGCCATCATGAGTGTGGGGTCCCAGGTCTACCTGAAGGCAGGCAGGTTCTCTGACAGACACCACTGGAATGAAAGCTTAGGCAGGGAGCAGGGTGCTGTTAGGTTTTCAGCTTAAGTTTATAGAAGAATGGGGTCACCTTTTGCTGGTGTGACAAAGGTGGAGAGGCAGCTCTGGGAGGGAAGCCAGGAATTGCCCTTTGACATGTGTGTGACATTTCAATGCTCCCCAGCTGTTCTGGCGGAGAGGGTGAGCTCGTGCATGCAGGGACTTATCTGGGTTCAAGTACGGTGAGAGTCCTCTAACAAAGCTCTGAGACAGCCTGGGGTGGTGGAGACGGGTCTGAGCTGCCCAGGCCTCTAGCACCCAGGAGGCCTGGGCAAACGCAGTCTGTAGTGCCTGGAGACCATGAGAGGAATATGCTTCCAGCACAAAGGGAGGCCCTTGCCACAGACAGAGCAAGCCCCGATCTAACTAACACCCACTAAAGGCGAAGTGCCTCCCTAGAGATGAGGGGCAATGTATGAGGAAAATATTAATGTCCCCCAACACCCAAGCCCAGAGCAGAAAAAGGCAGGCTCCATTGTCACATTTGAAGCGACTTTATTAGAAGGCTGCTTGCCTTTCTCAAACTCCAGTTACAGCATAGACTATGCAGACCGGTGATTTTTGCATTGATCTTTGCATCCTATTTGGATTTTCCTCATCAGGCCATACTGGGGCAATGGAGGCACAATTGCCAAGTGGCCAGCTGGCCACTGAGTATGGGCAGTCGCGGGCCAGGGGGAGACCAGGTCACAGGTTGGGAAAGGCAGGCCACCCTGTCCTTCATTCCTCACCCTTATACCAAGTTCCTGGTGAAGCACCCCACTGCTTTGTCGTTCCAAAAGGGCAAAATGAAGCAATCCTCCCGGTCCAGGAAAGCGTGTCAAGCTGCCACCTTTCCTACTGCCCTTCCCGGCTCAAGGGtcctccctctgcccttcctCCTGTTTCCGGTGGGACGGACACGTCGTCAGTGTGGACAGCAGGCAAGGTCACTCTGTGGCCACTTTTCCATCagtctccccatcccccaccaggTGATGACAGGAAGGTATAATCAACCATGaacataaatatgaataaaaaaaggaaCTTGAAAATGACAGGCTATTAATTAAACAAATCTATAAAAATAGTTAGGACATAACTCTgttcaaataaatacaaaataaataggcTCCAAGCAGAGTGGTACACGTGTGGAATGTGTGGCTGGTCCCGCTTGGCCCCACAGGGCCCTCAGAACAGACTTGAGAGCAGGCAAACTACCTGTCCTGGGCTCATAGCAAGTGTGGCACTTGCAAAGGGTCCAGCCTGTCCTTCTGAACCAAATCCTTTACCCAGTAAGACATAATTAAGGCCTTCAGCATCTTTTTCTTCTCATCAGGACAGCAGACAGGGGGGCAGGTACCCTGCCCACCCTCACACCACAGAACTGAACACGAGTGTGGGCATGAGCTGGTGCCAGCCCTGACAGGGCTTAGGGGCAGCTCAGAGGGCATCAGGCCCATGCAGGCGGCACAGATGCCCTGGGTTCCAGGTCCTAGCACTAGCTTCCAGCAAAGCCATGCACCAGGGCATCAGGCAGCCCGTGCCCGAGGACCTGGGCGCATCCAGGGGCCTTGCTGATGAGCTCAGGATAGGCAAGGACATAATGCTACTGCAGCTGCCCATACCACAGGTCCACATGGATACTGCAGCTTGGGAAACAGGTTTGGAAGAGCAGCACTGAGGGAAGATGGACAGAAGGACAAGAAACAGTGGAGGCAGGCCCACTTTCTACCACAGCGCATCAGTGGAAAATATGAGGGGCACAGGAATGCTCTTTGGACCAAAGGGATGCCGTGGCTGAGGTCCGGCTGCATGAACGAGATGGAAGAACTAAGCCGGCATCCAAGCTCGCTATCTGGCAGGCACTGCGGAAAACGTCCTGTCTCTAGTGCAGGAGCCCACATCTTACTGAGCCCTGGACCCCAAGGAATATCCACAGGTCTTCCTTGGAAGAGACACAAAGGTCTGCCAGGTCAGCAGGACCAGCCCAGAGCTTGCTAGCTCCCTGCCCGTCCCCTGCGGTATCCTGGGTTTCACAGCTTGGGTAAGTCAGCTTAGTGTTGGCACATTCACAGAATGAGGCGGTTGCACACCCTGGGCTGCAGCCCAGGGTCACCAAGTCCGCCACCCTCCCGTCACCGAGACTGTACGCCCAGGGTGATCTTCAGGTTCTCGTAGACCACGTAGCTGATGCTCACAGCTGGAATCACCTTCATGAAGTTGGGGGCCAACCCCCGGTATAGCCCAAAGGCCCCCTCAGTCCGTAGAATCTGTTTGAAGAGGCTGCTCATGGTTACCTCAGGTGCACCCTCAATGGAGGCTGTGGGAGAGAGGCCACTGGTCAGATGCCATCTTTCACCCACCCCAGCTTCTAGGGACAGGAAAGCCAGACCAGGACCAGCCTTACCTTGTGCCTGCATCCGGGTCCTGACCAGGGCTAGTGGGTAGCTGGCCAGCTGGCCACAGGTACTGGAGATAGTGCCACAGGCCAGGAGAACGAACACGCCAGGGTCTGCACTGTTTACTGCGTAGCGCTGTAGCCAGGTATTTTTCAATGTCTAGAGGGAAATGGGATATAGGAGTTAGCCTTAAAGAGCCAGTGTGGGAGACACACACTGGGGGTGGGACAGCTACTGGATCCACTGGAAAGCTGGTTCCTATCACACACGCAATCTGAGAAGCCAATGTAACTTGATTCACTTGGCCTGGGCCTTGCTGAACTCCTGACTTGCCTGCCTTTGGCATCCATTGTCACTTGAGGTTCTTGGCTAGGACAGGAAGCAGAATGAGGGTAGAGGGAGCGCTATGTTCCCACACAGAGCACCTGGCTCTGTGCTCTCAAGTCTGAGGAGATGTGGGAGCCCCCAGTGGCCACTGTTCTTGGGTCTGCCTGCCGAACCTCTGCACTGTGAGAGGGCACAGAGCTGGGACAGAGTTCCGGCTCGCTGTGCAGAAGGTGGAGGGTGACAGGAGACCACTTCAGAAAGAGCTGACTGCTTGCTCTCTAAGCATCTCCATCAGATGGTGTTGGTACCAGGCAAGTGCCTTTTCCCCTCTCGTTCCCTCTCTATTGCCAAGAGGGCCTCACCTCATAGACAGCGAGGTCGATGCCAGCGTAGGGGATGATTCCCAGCATGTTGGGGATGTAGCCTTTGTAGAAGGCAGCCACGCCCTCTTTAGCCAAGATCCTCCTGGCACAGTCCAGCATGCCAGAGTACTGGCCTGTTTTCCGCAGGGCCATCCGGGTCTTCAGAACCTGCAGTGAGTGTCAAGAAGCATGAACACGGCCTATTCCTGTGTCCCCTGTAGACCACCCACTCCAGGACTGGTGGCCCTTACCTCCATCGGGTAGATGCTGCTCTGGGCAATGGCCCCGGCCAAGGAGCCTGCCACAAGCCTTTCATGGATCCGCAGCGTCTCCTGATCACTACCAACAAGGCGTTTCATCTAAAGAGGAAAAAATGGAAGGGATGCACTGGCGGGCCACAGCACTCTGGCCCTGCCCTTCCTCTTACAGCCAGCTTTGGATGAGACCTGTGACCCTGAAGCTACCTATGCTGTCCCCAAATGGAAGGAGGTAGTAAGAGGGCTGGGTCCATGCCCAGGCCATTCATCTTGCTGTCCTTTGGGTCCAAACACTGGCTCTCATTTCAGGGCCCTCAGACCAGCAGATACTGCACAAGCAGCAGCCAGCGGGCCACCCTCTCCCGGGCCTCACCTGCTCATAAGCCATGAATTTGATGGCCGACTCAGGGGCAATTTTGAGGACATTGATGCCATTGCCTCGCCAGAGTGACTTGGCCCCCCCTTCTCGAATCATCTGTGTGAATCCACCTATGATGCACATGTTGTTGCTGCGGGAGGCATGGACCTGAGGACGACAAGAGAGCAGAGGGACTCAGCAGGACTGAGGGAAGACTCCACCGTCTACCCTGGGAGGACTGAGGGAGGACTCCACTGCCTACCCTGGGAGGACTGAGGGAGGACTCCACTGTCTGCTCTGGGAGGAGCCTTTTCAGAGACCCTCTTCAGAGAGGCTCCTCCCTCTGAGTAAGTCAATTTACTGTCCTGAGGATTCGGCAGACAcggctgtttttattattttgttttattttatttagttagttttttgCCAGGCTCCTCTCatactatgtagttcaggctagccttgatttTCATCCTTCCTGAGAGCTAGGATTAGaggtatgtctgtctgtctgtctgtctctctgccccccctccccccccaattcTGTTAGCCCTGAAGTAAGAGGGAactgtttgtgtttctgttttctcaGAGCTCTGGAAGGAGAAATGGCTAAAGGCTATCATGCCGGGAGGAGGGCGGGCAGCACACACTAGATTAAGCCCTAAAGCTCTTCTCCATCTTTTGCACCGTTGTTTCTGGAGGATAGAGAGAAATCCCACTTAGTTACTTATGCCGAGGGAGAGGGTAGGTAGTGCCTGACAAGCATTAACTCCAGCTCTATTAGCTGCTCTGGGAAGTTCTGGCTTTTAAGCAGAGTCccagctgagggagggagggagggagggagggagggaggggaagcggAGGCACCGCTGAACCATGGGTAACAATCTGCTCGCATTCCTGCACCTGCATGAGCACCTTCAGTCTGTCCAGAGGGTTTCTGGGGTGTGCTGTTTCTGGGTAGGCCTCCTGGCACAGAAAGTGGCAGACAGAGGCAAAATGGGGTAACTGGCCACTGTTCAGACAGACATCAAAGTCCGCCAGTGTCCACATGTGGGTTGTTTCACAATGCTCCCCTGACATCAGACAAGCTTATCTCTGGCCTGCGGACGTGGAGGTGCCTGCTCAGCCAAGGTGAAGGCACTGCCTCCTGACGGCCTCTCGGTCATGCAGGATCTGCTCCCCCTGCCCTCCATGAGGCGTCTTATCCCTCCTGACCTGCACTTAAGGAATCAGGTCTTGCCACACTCCAAGTGACAAGCCCAAGTGAGGTGAGACGCAGCTTATGTTTCTCTGATAAAATTAGCCCAGCTAAACGCAAAGGTCACCCAGGCCTGGATCTATTGGTACCCATGAAGCATTAACTCCAACTTCAGTAGCTGCGGTGGGAAGTTTGGGCTTTGACAGCAAGGACCCAGctaacagaggaaggaagggaaggagggagggaggggaaactgaggcaccaaTGAACCATGGGTAAaaatctgcttgagttcctgctcacCTGCATGAGCACCTTCAGTCTGTCCAGGGGGGCAGTGCAGGTTCTGGAGACTGCCCCTGCCCCACCTCCTGCCACCAGATGCCTCCACCACATCCCTGTCTGCCGCTCCTCCACTGTGAACTCATCTGGGACTGTCAGATTCTCACCGACATCGAAGATCTATGGGGAAGACAAGCAGAGACATAGCCAACTTTACTCACGACATCTGTGGCCAGTGTGCTCACCACCTGGCTGTAGTCACTGCTTTCCTCCCTCAGGTGGGCACACGAACAGTGAAGATGGCAGAACTCTCCCTTTGCCCAGACAGTGGTTGCAGCTCTTGACCTTGTACACAGTCTAGGCAGAGCAGGTAATGACCGGGAAGAATGTGACAACGATGCTGGGGTGCCCTTTCAAAGGAAGCTCCTGGGACTAGACGACAAGGATAAGGGAAGATGGGTACAAACCCTGCAACCTGATAGAGAATCAGACCGCCAGCAGAACAGAGTGTTATCATGCAAGCCCTAAGCAGGCAGGGTGCTATGCTGCCTGCGTAATACCTTCTCTCTGGAACGGGGCCCAGCCAGTTCTGCTGACCTCTGGGCTGCAGGCCAGAGACAGGCTAGCTGTTCTGAACCCTAGAATCAGCCACTTACTTTCACCCAAGAAGCCCTGACCTGGCATTGTGGATACAGGGAGGATACAGCAAGGGCAGCCCACCCAAGAAAGCCAGAAGTCTTTTAAGTGAGAGCAACATTTCTAGTTGTGGAACCACATCTGTCTTTCTGAATGTGGACCATGCTAACAGAGTGAAAACTGTATGCAGGCCCTACAGGGCTTGCTTattaaaaccaaacccaaaaatcAGAGTC
It encodes the following:
- the Slc25a25 gene encoding calcium-binding mitochondrial carrier protein SCaMC-2 isoform X1, producing the protein MVSSVLCRCVASPPPDASATASSPASSPASVGDPCGGAVCGGPDHQLRLWSLFQTLDVNRDGGLCVNDLAVGLRRLGLHRTEGELRKIVQAGDKDLDGQLDFEEFVHYLQDHEKKLRLVFKSLDKKNDGRIDAQEIMQSLRDLGVKISEQQAEKILKSMDKNGTMTIDWNEWRDYHLLHPVENIPEIILYWKHSTIFDVGENLTVPDEFTVEERQTGMWWRHLVAGGGAGAVSRTCTAPLDRLKVLMQVHASRSNNMCIIGGFTQMIREGGAKSLWRGNGINVLKIAPESAIKFMAYEQMKRLVGSDQETLRIHERLVAGSLAGAIAQSSIYPMEVLKTRMALRKTGQYSGMLDCARRILAKEGVAAFYKGYIPNMLGIIPYAGIDLAVYETLKNTWLQRYAVNSADPGVFVLLACGTISSTCGQLASYPLALVRTRMQAQASIEGAPEVTMSSLFKQILRTEGAFGLYRGLAPNFMKVIPAVSISYVVYENLKITLGVQSR
- the Slc25a25 gene encoding calcium-binding mitochondrial carrier protein SCaMC-2 isoform X2; this translates as MLCLCLYVPIAGEAQTEFQYFESKGLPAELKSIFKLSVFIPSQEFSTYRQWKQKIVQAGDKDLDGQLDFEEFVHYLQDHEKKLRLVFKSLDKKNDGRIDAQEIMQSLRDLGVKISEQQAEKILKSMDKNGTMTIDWNEWRDYHLLHPVENIPEIILYWKHSTIFDVGENLTVPDEFTVEERQTGMWWRHLVAGGGAGAVSRTCTAPLDRLKVLMQVHASRSNNMCIIGGFTQMIREGGAKSLWRGNGINVLKIAPESAIKFMAYEQMKRLVGSDQETLRIHERLVAGSLAGAIAQSSIYPMEVLKTRMALRKTGQYSGMLDCARRILAKEGVAAFYKGYIPNMLGIIPYAGIDLAVYETLKNTWLQRYAVNSADPGVFVLLACGTISSTCGQLASYPLALVRTRMQAQASIEGAPEVTMSSLFKQILRTEGAFGLYRGLAPNFMKVIPAVSISYVVYENLKITLGVQSR
- the Slc25a25 gene encoding calcium-binding mitochondrial carrier protein SCaMC-2 isoform X3, giving the protein MWTLADFDVCLNSGQLPHFASVCHFLCQEAYPETAHPRNPLDRLKVLMQVHASRSNNMCIIGGFTQMIREGGAKSLWRGNGINVLKIAPESAIKFMAYEQMKRLVGSDQETLRIHERLVAGSLAGAIAQSSIYPMEVLKTRMALRKTGQYSGMLDCARRILAKEGVAAFYKGYIPNMLGIIPYAGIDLAVYETLKNTWLQRYAVNSADPGVFVLLACGTISSTCGQLASYPLALVRTRMQAQASIEGAPEVTMSSLFKQILRTEGAFGLYRGLAPNFMKVIPAVSISYVVYENLKITLGVQSR